The sequence CAGTCGCGGTCTTTAAAATGAGATAAGGCCGTGGCTGTGACAAGCCCTGCACAGAGCGTGACAATCAGCCAAGGGGCGCGCCATAAAAAGCGCTTGAAAATGGGCTCATGCTCGCTGACATCTTCCGCTGTACCGGCAATGCTGGCGATCGTTTCATCGGCAATGTCTTCCATAGCTTCCACAACGCGTTCATAAGTGATCACGCCCACTAGCCGGTCCCCATCGTCGACAACCGGTAAAGCCGGAATCTTATAACGCTCGACCAGATCGACCACCTCATCGCGAGAGGAATCCGCATGGATTTGATGCAAGATCGGCCGCATCACTTGCCTAATCGGGACATAGGGAGGATTGACGATCAAATTGCGGGCCGGAACGAATCCAACCAATTCATCTTCATCATTGAGCACAAAAATGCGGCGCGTCAAATCAATGCCCGGGTTATCCCGAATGACAGCTGCAACCTCGCCAATTGTCACATTCATGTGAAAAGCAAAAAACTCATTCGTCATCAAGCGGCCGGCGCTGTGGCGGTCATGCTTGTACAAATCCCGGATGCGGGCGGCTTTACGGGGTTCCAAAATCTCCAAAACGCGCTTCATGCGGCGATCAGACATATCGTCCAACATCCAAGCCGCCTCATCAGGAGGCATCCGCTCAAGAAGCCGCTTGATCTCTTGATCGTCAATTTGCGGAAAAATAGCCGTACGCGTATTGCTACCCGTATTAATCATGAAAATAATTTTGGCATTTAAGTCGGGAAGGTTTTCATAAACGACAATGCGCGCACTAGGAGGCAGACGCGAGACAGCATACGCCAAGTCGATGGGGTCATGTTCACTTGCAATCTTGGCAATATCATGGAGCATGAATTGGGAAGTCGGCTTATGAAACGCTTTTTCCAGCTTTTCATTAAGGACGTCATCCAATTGGCTCGTGCGCGAGTCCATTAGATTACCCGATACTACGCTTTCTTCTATTTTGCCGTTCTCATCTTGTACATCCCTTTCCACGTTAGATCCTCTGCTGGTGTATCGGTTTTAAGAGAGTGCCGTCGAATTCATAATAGTTTAGATTCAAGCTTTGAACTCACTTCGGTATATAATCGTCCTTCCTTATCAAAAGTAGCAATAGTTTAGCAATTGCTCAAGCAAAAAGCAACTGATAGAACAACTAACTTAAAACGAATTTTAAACTTGATTTTTTAAAAACAAAAAGTTTATTATTCTTGCATCAATGTTTTAAATTATCAAAAAACGCTCGGATATTCAGCCGAACCTTCTGGTTAATTCTTTTAGGGAGCCTTTCCTAATCCAATAAACCAAATAGCTTTCATGCCTAGTAGACGAGTCAACCAACCTTTTAACCGAAGATTTAATTTGTATGTATTCTCCTGATAAAATTCGCAATATTGCCATTATTGCCCACATTGACCATGGCAAGACCACTTTGCTCGATGCGCTGTTAAAGCAATCCAATATATTCCGTGACAATCAGCAAGTGCGTGAACGTGTCATGGACTCTTATGACCAAGAACAAGAGCGCGGCATTACTATTTTTGCTAAGCATACATCTGTTTACTTTGAAGATTATAAAATCAATATTATTGACACCCCTGGCCACGCCGATTTCTCTGGTGAAGTCGAGCGCATTCTCGGCATGGTCGATTCAGTCCTCTTATTGGTCGATGCGCAAGAAGGCCCTATGCCCCAAACGCGCTTTGTCCTCTCTAAGTCTTTAAAGATGGGAATTAAGCCGATTGTCGTTTTAAATAAAATCGACCGCCCACATGCCAATCCAGACCGCGTCTTAGATTTGACATTTGATTTATTCTCGGAACTCGGCGCAACGGACGAACAACTTGACTTCCGCTACTGCTATGCTTCAGGTTTATCCGGCTTTGCCATTCACCATCTGCATGATATCCATAAGGATATGCGTCCTC is a genomic window of Candidatus Protochlamydia phocaeensis containing:
- the mgtE gene encoding magnesium transporter, with amino-acid sequence MDSRTSQLDDVLNEKLEKAFHKPTSQFMLHDIAKIASEHDPIDLAYAVSRLPPSARIVVYENLPDLNAKIIFMINTGSNTRTAIFPQIDDQEIKRLLERMPPDEAAWMLDDMSDRRMKRVLEILEPRKAARIRDLYKHDRHSAGRLMTNEFFAFHMNVTIGEVAAVIRDNPGIDLTRRIFVLNDEDELVGFVPARNLIVNPPYVPIRQVMRPILHQIHADSSRDEVVDLVERYKIPALPVVDDGDRLVGVITYERVVEAMEDIADETIASIAGTAEDVSEHEPIFKRFLWRAPWLIVTLCAGLVTATALSHFKDRDWFTFVALFVPLIAGMSGNVGIQCSTILVRGMSTGELSYGSRRNAVFSELSIGVLIGVVFGVICGGFVYLLNRFDIHYMGSNPVVLGAIVSCGLLGACLMATLLGTLSPFFFARFRIDPAVASGPIVTAFNDVLSTLMYIFVAKVISSFFGV